The Candidatus Delongbacteria bacterium genome has a window encoding:
- a CDS encoding HAMP domain-containing sensor histidine kinase, translating to MTQSIGPVVFGGLTLALLLALGVGLWLDTRSPDGAANPADGFWHLILHHHATDSLLALSLVVLLVVLVTRHRQRGLLLLRILEHDVTALAMRDTRGRFLFANHEFQRLLGSPESGHLLAILGAAGPNLDESWNVEQRWMRLQSRPVWRGQRELGSLIVITDETAQRQAGEGQRFRAFAGLVTHELKTPMTPLRLGLDQIQREVERLQRPLPETLQRVLGRMRADLDTMSRLLRQFMALAGERRVQERFDLKLPLEAALERTGVRQLPLVGCICRLPEGPAWVEGDPEMMTMVLSGLLANALEAISRQGRLEIELLPDSASAPQACWSLTLLDDGRGIAPHDRRHIWEPGYSTRKDGYGYGLYFARNTILDMNGQISLTSPVGGGALMRILLPVAGAGSAPRPVASFPAAEESASR from the coding sequence TTGACCCAGTCCATCGGTCCCGTCGTGTTCGGCGGCCTCACCCTGGCCCTGCTGCTGGCCCTGGGCGTGGGATTGTGGCTGGACACGCGTTCGCCTGACGGCGCGGCCAACCCGGCGGACGGCTTTTGGCACCTGATCCTCCATCACCACGCCACGGACAGCCTGCTGGCCCTGAGCTTGGTCGTCCTGCTGGTCGTGCTGGTGACCCGCCACCGGCAGCGGGGCCTGCTGCTGCTGCGGATCTTGGAACACGATGTCACGGCCCTGGCCATGCGCGACACCCGGGGCCGCTTCCTGTTCGCCAACCACGAGTTCCAGCGCCTGCTGGGATCGCCGGAGAGCGGGCATCTGCTGGCCATTCTCGGGGCGGCCGGACCGAACCTGGACGAGAGCTGGAACGTGGAGCAGCGCTGGATGCGCCTGCAGAGCCGGCCCGTCTGGCGCGGACAACGGGAGTTGGGCTCGCTGATCGTCATCACGGACGAGACGGCCCAGCGGCAGGCCGGCGAGGGCCAGCGCTTCCGGGCCTTCGCGGGCCTGGTCACCCATGAGTTGAAGACGCCCATGACCCCGCTGCGCCTGGGTCTGGACCAGATCCAGCGCGAGGTGGAGCGCCTCCAACGGCCCCTGCCGGAGACCTTGCAGCGCGTGCTGGGCCGCATGCGGGCGGACCTGGACACCATGAGCCGGCTGCTGCGGCAGTTCATGGCCCTGGCCGGCGAGCGCCGGGTGCAGGAACGCTTCGATCTGAAGCTGCCCCTCGAGGCCGCGCTGGAGCGGACGGGCGTGCGGCAGCTGCCGCTGGTGGGCTGCATATGCCGCTTGCCCGAGGGTCCGGCCTGGGTGGAGGGCGATCCGGAGATGATGACCATGGTCCTCTCGGGCCTGCTGGCCAACGCGCTGGAGGCCATCTCGCGCCAGGGCCGGCTAGAGATCGAACTGCTCCCGGACTCGGCCAGCGCGCCCCAGGCCTGCTGGAGCCTGACCCTCCTGGACGACGGCCGCGGCATCGCGCCCCATGACCGCCGGCACATCTGGGAGCCGGGCTACAGCACGCGCAAGGACGGCTACGGCTACGGCCTGTATTTCGCGCGCAACACGATTCTCGACATGAACGGGCAGATCAGCCTGACCAGTCCGGTGGGGGGTGGAGCGCTGATGCGCATCCTGCTGCCGGTCGCGGGGGCCGGATCTGCCCCGCGGCCCGTGGCGTCGTTCCCCGCAGCCGAGGAGTCAGCAAGCAGATGA
- a CDS encoding sigma-54 dependent transcriptional regulator produces the protein MNRSARIMLVEDDQDVVASLSESLSSQGYEIDFAEDLTTALVLLTTRPPDLVLLDIHLPGAPRGGLELLRRLRTMSPRLPVIMVSGKDSKENLLEAGGLGVCAFLSKGEFGEQDLFSAVVQALESRPPRAGEERGGVGRLLGESLSMRRLRSQIQRFAPLDMPVMITGPTGCGKELVAQALHEEAPGRSERPLVVVNCAAIPESIMESHLFGHRRGAFTGAIQDHPGLIQQANGSSLFLDEVGELSPAAQQRFLRFLETGQMQAVGDRKSSQVQTRVITASHQDLVHQVRIGRFREDLWFRLNVLTVETPTLKERMEDLEQLCRHFLDQASQRNHLPPRRCSEAALDVLRRHDWPGNVRELRNLMERLVATSDTPWVEVEELHALLPHHPEFHQGAARPAGGEDSGVGIFPHCVEEIQPLRSWRVQQVQNYVQHALRLCGGNVTRAAELLHIDRTTLYSYTTNPVAHKDIS, from the coding sequence ATGAACCGCAGCGCACGAATCATGCTGGTGGAGGATGACCAGGACGTGGTCGCCTCGCTGAGCGAATCCTTGAGCAGCCAGGGCTACGAGATCGATTTCGCCGAGGACCTGACCACGGCTCTGGTGCTGCTGACCACCCGCCCACCCGATCTGGTGCTGCTGGACATCCACCTCCCCGGCGCCCCGCGGGGTGGGCTGGAACTGTTGCGGCGCCTGCGGACCATGTCCCCGCGCCTGCCCGTGATCATGGTCTCCGGCAAGGACAGCAAGGAAAACCTGCTGGAGGCCGGCGGCCTGGGCGTCTGCGCCTTCCTATCCAAAGGGGAATTCGGCGAGCAGGACTTGTTTTCCGCCGTCGTCCAGGCCCTGGAGAGCCGGCCGCCACGCGCGGGCGAAGAGCGCGGCGGCGTGGGCCGCTTGTTGGGCGAGAGCCTCTCCATGCGCCGGCTCCGCTCGCAGATCCAGCGCTTCGCCCCGCTGGACATGCCCGTGATGATCACCGGCCCCACCGGCTGCGGCAAGGAACTGGTCGCCCAGGCCCTGCACGAGGAGGCGCCGGGCCGCTCGGAGCGCCCGCTGGTGGTGGTCAACTGCGCGGCGATCCCCGAATCCATCATGGAGAGCCACCTGTTCGGCCACCGGCGCGGGGCCTTCACGGGGGCCATCCAGGACCACCCGGGATTGATCCAGCAGGCCAACGGCAGTTCGCTCTTCCTGGACGAGGTGGGGGAGCTCAGCCCGGCCGCCCAGCAGCGCTTCCTGCGCTTCTTGGAGACCGGCCAGATGCAGGCCGTGGGAGACCGCAAATCCTCCCAGGTCCAGACCCGGGTGATCACGGCCAGCCACCAGGATCTGGTCCACCAGGTGCGCATCGGCCGCTTCCGCGAGGACCTCTGGTTCCGGCTCAACGTGCTGACCGTGGAGACTCCGACCCTGAAGGAGCGGATGGAGGATCTGGAACAGCTGTGCCGCCACTTTCTGGACCAGGCCTCCCAGCGCAACCACCTGCCGCCGCGCCGCTGTTCGGAGGCGGCGCTGGACGTGCTGCGGCGGCACGACTGGCCGGGCAACGTGCGCGAGCTGCGCAACCTGATGGAGCGGTTGGTGGCCACCTCGGACACGCCCTGGGTGGAAGTGGAGGAACTGCACGCCCTGCTCCCTCATCATCCGGAATTTCACCAGGGCGCGGCCCGGCCGGCGGGAGGCGAGGACTCAGGTGTTGGAATTTTCCCACACTGTGTGGAAGAAATCCAACCCTTGCGCAGCTGGCGCGTACAGCAAGTGCAGAACTACGTGCAACATGCCCTGCGACTTTGCGGGGGCAATGTCACCCGGGCAGCGGAGTTGTTGCACATCGACCGCACCACGCTCTATTCCTATACCACCAACCCGGTGGCCCACAAGGACATTTCGTAG
- a CDS encoding flagellin, producing MSLRINQNPLAIGVHRTLMNTQNSLDQAVTRLSSGLRINYAWDDPAGLAVSEKMRAQISSMTEAERNANYAINMLATAEGALATIDEKLIRMRALSVEASNGTLTSLDRGYLDVEFQQLKSEITRIADVTNYNGLHLIDGTYSQGAAGPGGQGIKLHIGTYNVSNQDFYYVNLGDMTASGLGLSSVDLTNTATAQSAIDTLDSAINIKDTERTRIGSYVSRLQATVQNLQVAKENIVASESTIRDADMAEEMSAFTRSQILMQSGIAMQAQANNVPSMVAGLLG from the coding sequence ATGAGCTTGAGAATCAACCAAAACCCGCTGGCGATTGGGGTTCACAGAACGCTGATGAACACCCAAAATTCGCTGGACCAGGCGGTCACCCGGCTCTCTTCCGGCCTGCGCATCAATTATGCGTGGGACGATCCCGCAGGGTTGGCCGTCTCGGAAAAAATGCGTGCGCAGATCAGCAGCATGACCGAAGCCGAGCGTAATGCCAATTATGCCATCAACATGTTGGCAACCGCAGAGGGTGCGCTGGCGACGATTGACGAGAAGCTGATCCGAATGAGGGCGCTGTCCGTTGAAGCCTCCAACGGTACGCTGACTTCACTGGACCGAGGCTATCTGGATGTGGAATTCCAGCAGCTGAAGAGTGAAATCACGCGTATTGCCGACGTGACGAATTACAACGGTCTGCATCTCATTGACGGAACCTATTCGCAAGGCGCCGCTGGCCCCGGTGGACAAGGCATCAAGCTGCACATTGGCACGTACAACGTCTCCAACCAGGATTTCTATTACGTGAACCTGGGAGACATGACGGCCAGCGGCCTGGGTCTTTCATCCGTTGATTTGACCAACACCGCCACCGCCCAGAGTGCCATTGACACCCTCGATTCGGCCATCAACATCAAGGACACCGAGCGCACGCGCATCGGTTCCTACGTCTCGCGGCTCCAGGCCACCGTGCAGAACCTGCAGGTCGCCAAGGAGAACATCGTGGCTTCCGAGTCCACGATCCGGGACGCCGACATGGCCGAGGAGATGTCCGCGTTCACCCGTAGCCAGATCCTGATGCAGTCGGGCATCGCGATGCAGGCGCAGGCGAACAACGTTCCGTCCATGGTTGCGGGCCTGCTGGGTTAA